The following nucleotide sequence is from Rubrivirga sp. SAORIC476.
CGGTCGGTGGATGATGCCTGGGGACCGGATTCGTCGTATGCAGGGGTGAGCCGCCTTCCGCCCCTGCCCCTCGTGTTCTCCTCTCCCGCTGCCACGACCGCCCCAGCACCTGCCGCCGACATCGACGGCGTCGTCCACGCGCTCGACGGCATCGTGGATGACTGTCGCACCCGCGGGTGCCGCCTCGGGCTGTTCGCGGCGCTCTACCGTCGCGTGACGGTCGAGGTGAAAGGGCGCATGGACAAGGGCCAGTTCCGAGACGCCGACCGGATGGAGCGGCTCGACACGCAGTTCGCCAACCGCTACCTCGTCGCCTACGGACAGCACCGCGCCGGGGACACGCCGAGCCGCGCCTGGACTGCCGCCTTCGCCGCCCGCGACGACGATGGCCTCATCGTCCTCCAGCACCTGCTGCTGGGGATGAACGCCCACATCCTGCTCGACCTCGGCGTGACGACGGCCGAGATCGCACGAGCCCACGGCACTGCGGACCTCAAGCACGACTTCGACGCCATCAACCGGGTGCTGGCGGACCTCGTGGACGAGATCCAGGACGAGATCGGGCGAACCTCCCCCCTGCTCCGCA
It contains:
- a CDS encoding DUF5995 family protein, which codes for MFSSPAATTAPAPAADIDGVVHALDGIVDDCRTRGCRLGLFAALYRRVTVEVKGRMDKGQFRDADRMERLDTQFANRYLVAYGQHRAGDTPSRAWTAAFAARDDDGLIVLQHLLLGMNAHILLDLGVTTAEIARAHGTADLKHDFDAINRVLADLVDEIQDEIGRTSPLLRTLDRLGGRLDERLLGYGLARARRRAWRHSLALRAAPERVGPHLIERIDGRVERIASGIRTPPRRVRIALETLREAEREPVRTLIDRLA